One window from the genome of Castellaniella sp. MT123 encodes:
- a CDS encoding NAD(P)/FAD-dependent oxidoreductase has product MPRSDGIFDVAVIGAGAAGMMTAAVAGQRGLRVVLIDHAERLAEKIRISGGGRCNFTNLGTSPAQFLSRNPDFCRSALRAYGPRDFLDLLRTHGVSWHEKHRGQLFCDDSSESIIDVLRRECEAGGVAWRMPCAVRSVAREDGGFMLATESGTIRAAQLVLATGGMAIPQLGATDFSLRVARQFGLKIVEPRPALVPLTFDAQAWQPFAALSGVALEVRLSHEASSPQERTKRHRGPARTEFFEDLLFTHRGLSGPGILQISSYWQPGDPIHIDLAPGQAVADILIAAKSGGRQTLLTALSGIWPRRLAEAWLSEDSGRRLADIPDRQLRALGDRIRDWTLWPTGTAGYKKAEVMSGGVDTGELDQRSLQAHRCPGLYVIGEAVDVTGWLGGYNFQWAWASGVACGRALVRL; this is encoded by the coding sequence ATGCCGCGTTCCGATGGTATTTTTGACGTCGCGGTGATCGGCGCGGGCGCCGCCGGCATGATGACGGCGGCGGTGGCCGGTCAGCGCGGGCTGCGGGTGGTGCTGATCGATCATGCCGAACGGCTGGCGGAAAAGATCCGCATTTCCGGGGGTGGCCGCTGCAATTTCACCAACCTGGGGACCAGCCCGGCCCAGTTCCTGTCGCGCAATCCGGATTTCTGCCGCTCGGCCCTGCGCGCCTATGGGCCGCGGGATTTCCTGGATCTGCTGCGCACGCATGGCGTGTCCTGGCATGAAAAACATCGCGGGCAATTGTTCTGCGATGACTCCAGCGAATCGATCATCGATGTCCTGCGGCGGGAATGCGAGGCGGGCGGTGTCGCCTGGCGCATGCCCTGCGCCGTGCGGTCCGTAGCGCGTGAGGATGGCGGTTTCATGCTGGCCACCGAGAGTGGGACGATCCGTGCCGCGCAACTCGTGCTGGCAACCGGCGGCATGGCGATCCCCCAGCTGGGCGCCACCGACTTCAGCCTGCGCGTCGCGCGCCAGTTCGGTCTGAAGATCGTCGAGCCGCGCCCGGCGCTGGTGCCGCTGACGTTCGACGCCCAGGCCTGGCAGCCCTTTGCGGCCCTGTCTGGTGTTGCGCTGGAAGTCCGTCTGTCGCACGAAGCATCCAGTCCGCAGGAGCGGACGAAGCGGCACCGCGGCCCGGCTCGCACCGAATTCTTTGAAGATCTGCTGTTCACGCATCGAGGTCTGTCGGGCCCTGGCATCCTGCAGATTTCCAGCTATTGGCAGCCGGGCGACCCGATCCATATCGATCTGGCGCCTGGCCAGGCCGTGGCCGATATCCTGATCGCCGCCAAGTCGGGCGGTCGTCAGACCCTGCTGACGGCCTTGTCCGGCATCTGGCCCCGGCGACTGGCGGAAGCCTGGCTGTCCGAAGACAGCGGCCGGCGTCTGGCCGACATCCCTGACCGCCAGCTGCGCGCCCTGGGTGATCGCATCCGGGACTGGACCTTGTGGCCGACGGGCACGGCCGGCTACAAGAAGGCCGAGGTCATGAGCGGTGGGGTGGATACCGGCGAGCTCGACCAGCGCAGCCTGCAGGCCCATCGCTGTCCGGGGCTGTACGTCATCGGCGAAGCCGTGGACGTCACCGGCTGGCTGGGTGGTTATAACTTTCAGTGGGCCTGGGCGTCCGGTGTGGCTTGCGGGCGGGCGCTGGTCCGCCTGTAG
- a CDS encoding arginine/lysine/ornithine decarboxylase, whose protein sequence is MKFRFPIVIIDEDYRSENASGFGIRALASAIEAEGVEVLGVTSYGDLSSFAQQQSRASAFILSIDDEEFDEDSPEDVANAIKNLRSFIGELRFRNEDIPIYLYGETRTSQHIPNDILRELHGFIHMFEDTPEFVARHIIREARAYLDSLAPPFFRELLDYASDGSYSWHCPGHSGGVAFLKSPVGQMFHQFFGENMLRADVCNAVDELGQLLDHTGPVAESEKNAARIFHADHCFFVTNGTSTSNKIVWHANVAAGDVVVVDRNCHKSVLHAITMTGAIPVFLRPTRNHLGIIGPIPLEEFDPENIRRKIEANPFAREAVNKRPRILSLTQSTYDGVIYNVEMIKEKLGSYIDTLHFDEAWLPHAAFHEFYEDMHAIGPNRPRSHDTMIYATHSTHKLLAGLSQASQIVVQDSETRKLDRNIFNEAFLMHTSTSPQYAIIASCDVAAAMMEPPGGTALVEESIREALDFRRAMRKVESEFGKNDWWFKVWGPNRLVPEGIGNREDWILGSGDEWHGFGDLAEGFNMLDPIKATVVTPGLDISGTFADSGIPAALVSRYLVEHGVVVEKTGLYSFFILFTIGITKGRWNTLLTALQQFKDDYDRNQPLWRVLPEFNRAHKRYERMGLRDLCQEIHEAYRHYDFARLTTRVYLSDMVPAMRPADAYARMAHREVERVRVEHLEGRVTGVLLTPYPPGIPLLIPGERFNRDIVDYLKFTQEFNQQFPGFETDVHGLAYETDEQGLRHYYVDCIREQD, encoded by the coding sequence ATGAAATTTCGCTTTCCCATCGTCATCATCGACGAAGACTATCGTTCCGAGAATGCCTCCGGATTCGGCATCCGGGCCCTGGCGTCCGCCATCGAGGCGGAAGGGGTGGAGGTTCTGGGCGTCACCAGTTATGGCGACCTCAGTTCGTTTGCGCAGCAGCAAAGCCGCGCCAGCGCCTTCATCCTGTCGATCGACGACGAGGAATTCGACGAGGATTCCCCGGAAGATGTCGCCAACGCGATCAAGAACCTGCGTTCCTTCATCGGCGAGCTGCGCTTTCGCAACGAGGACATCCCCATCTATCTGTATGGTGAAACCCGGACCTCGCAGCACATCCCCAACGACATCCTGCGCGAACTGCACGGCTTCATTCACATGTTCGAGGACACGCCGGAATTCGTGGCGCGCCACATCATCCGCGAGGCCCGCGCCTATCTGGACAGCCTGGCGCCGCCGTTTTTCCGCGAACTGCTGGACTATGCCTCGGACGGGTCCTATTCCTGGCACTGCCCTGGGCACTCGGGCGGGGTGGCCTTCCTGAAGAGCCCGGTCGGGCAGATGTTCCACCAGTTCTTCGGCGAAAACATGCTGCGCGCCGACGTCTGCAATGCGGTCGACGAACTGGGACAGCTGCTGGATCACACGGGTCCGGTGGCCGAATCCGAAAAAAACGCGGCCCGCATCTTCCATGCGGATCACTGCTTCTTCGTCACCAATGGCACGTCCACATCCAACAAGATCGTCTGGCACGCCAACGTGGCGGCGGGCGACGTGGTCGTGGTGGACCGCAATTGCCACAAATCCGTCCTGCACGCCATCACCATGACGGGTGCGATCCCGGTGTTTCTGCGTCCCACGCGCAACCACCTGGGCATCATCGGGCCGATCCCGCTGGAAGAATTCGATCCGGAAAACATCCGGCGCAAGATCGAGGCCAACCCCTTTGCGCGGGAAGCCGTCAACAAGCGTCCCCGTATCCTGTCGCTGACCCAGAGCACCTATGACGGCGTGATCTACAACGTCGAGATGATCAAGGAAAAGCTGGGTTCGTACATCGACACCCTGCACTTCGACGAGGCGTGGCTGCCGCATGCCGCGTTCCATGAATTTTACGAGGACATGCACGCCATCGGGCCCAACCGCCCGCGCAGCCACGACACGATGATCTATGCGACGCACTCCACGCACAAGCTGCTGGCGGGCCTGTCGCAGGCGTCCCAGATCGTGGTGCAGGATTCGGAAACCCGCAAGCTGGATCGCAACATCTTCAATGAAGCCTTCCTGATGCACACCTCGACCTCGCCGCAGTACGCCATTATTGCGTCCTGCGACGTGGCGGCGGCCATGATGGAACCCCCCGGCGGCACCGCGCTGGTCGAGGAATCCATCCGCGAGGCGCTGGACTTTCGTCGCGCCATGCGCAAGGTCGAATCCGAATTCGGCAAGAACGATTGGTGGTTCAAGGTCTGGGGGCCCAACCGCCTGGTGCCCGAAGGCATCGGTAACCGCGAGGACTGGATCCTGGGCTCGGGCGACGAATGGCATGGCTTCGGTGATCTGGCCGAGGGTTTCAACATGCTCGACCCGATCAAGGCCACTGTCGTCACGCCGGGCCTGGACATTTCGGGGACGTTCGCCGACTCCGGAATCCCGGCGGCGCTCGTGTCCCGCTATCTGGTGGAACACGGCGTGGTCGTCGAAAAGACTGGCCTCTATTCCTTCTTCATCCTGTTCACCATCGGCATCACCAAGGGCCGCTGGAACACGCTGCTGACCGCGCTGCAGCAGTTCAAGGACGACTACGACCGCAATCAGCCGTTGTGGCGCGTGCTGCCCGAATTCAACCGCGCGCACAAGCGCTACGAGCGCATGGGTCTGCGCGATCTGTGCCAGGAGATCCACGAGGCCTACCGCCATTACGATTTCGCGCGCCTGACCACGCGGGTGTATCTCAGCGACATGGTGCCGGCCATGCGCCCGGCCGATGCCTATGCGCGCATGGCGCACCGCGAGGTCGAACGAGTGCGGGTCGAACACCTGGAAGGCCGCGTCACCGGCGTTCTGCTGACCCCGTACCCGCCGGGCATCCCTCTGCTGATCCCGGGCGAACGCTTCAACCGCGACATCGTCGACTACCTGAAGTTCACCCAGGAATTCAACCAGCAGTTCCCGGGCTTTGAAACGGATGTTCATGGCCTGGCCTACGAGACCGACGAACAAGGCCTGCGGCACTATTACGTGGATTGCATCCGCGAGCAAGACTGA
- the dcd gene encoding dCTP deaminase: MSIKNDRWIRSAAQAGMIEPFEPGQVRTVNGQKIVSYGTSSYGYDVRCAREFKIFTNINSSIVDPKAFDARSFVDFEGDVCMIPPNSFALARTVEYFRIPRTVLTVCLGKSTYARCGIIVNVTPLEPEWEGHVTLEFSNTTPLPAKIYAGEGCAQMLFFESDEVCETSYADRGGKYQGQQGVTLPRT; encoded by the coding sequence ATGAGCATCAAGAACGACCGCTGGATCCGCAGCGCGGCGCAGGCCGGCATGATAGAGCCTTTCGAGCCCGGGCAGGTGCGCACGGTCAATGGCCAGAAGATCGTCAGCTATGGCACCAGCAGCTATGGCTACGACGTGCGCTGCGCGCGCGAATTCAAGATCTTCACGAACATCAATTCCTCGATTGTGGACCCGAAGGCCTTCGATGCCAGGTCCTTTGTGGATTTCGAAGGCGATGTGTGCATGATCCCGCCGAATTCCTTCGCTCTGGCGCGCACGGTCGAATATTTCCGCATCCCGCGCACCGTGCTGACGGTCTGCCTGGGGAAAAGCACCTATGCCCGCTGCGGCATCATCGTCAACGTCACACCGTTGGAACCCGAATGGGAAGGCCATGTGACGCTGGAATTTTCCAATACCACTCCGCTGCCCGCGAAAATCTACGCCGGCGAGGGTTGCGCCCAGATGCTGTTCTTCGAAAGCGACGAAGTCTGCGAGACCTCGTATGCGGATCGGGGCGGCAAATATCAGGGGCAACAAGGGGTGACGCTGCCGCGCACCTAG
- a CDS encoding translocation/assembly module TamB domain-containing protein, with amino-acid sequence MNPGKWILRRCWRGLRVFGLWGLPPLVAALVLLLGFAWWCVDSQPGTRWLLRTAAAQFDGQVQGVHGSIRDGLYVEGLTLSLPDADIRVVGLHLKTLWSELRDRRLHINDLSAVRVDVAVRTPPAAAPASSAPFRMPALPLSLRVDRLSLGGLGLTVDGEKPPVDLLSLSTALTLDARTATVMLDELRVAHDDTLLSFNGNLALRGLAQPWPLELNLHGSAQDRSAHSPVCFRRISQGPEAVSQPCRVDLDLRLAGTPDAFHLRANAQGQGLTLKADADILPTQTFPLGATQVELTLPDQAGLTLKVRPGQPDADGLRPLQAVFDARQLVLTPWLPRGLGPSRLDVQGELRARLTGDHQLQDAGLTVAVDKSSRWNGQPLAGHLRLARLFRAQGPLLDVAAGAPLNPLEIRADGLDVALDLGRDRIRLDGNVSADRSRLKLDAGLPSLAAVWPGLPGSAELKLDADGSPARHRASLQGRYVPDASRAGVPGSAPVDLQLALQGDWSSDKGWQGRISGLQVRHAGAQLRSEGAIPVMLAMVADGLSASGTSRPESLRWQVGQALLDLSLDGQPLLQVRHQASGGQAGKWDTRGRIDPLTVTPERIMRIQSWLGKAGQRTGGVRTALSEQAQRSRLDLRLDWDLKFAGALAGDIHLTRQNGELIVPGDVPIHLKLDTARLDVAIRPTAATVSRAALDLQVVTRDMGSMRLRADTPIHGMPGGGLGVRPQDEKHVHLEAQSEDLSWVNLLLGGAAEIGGTVHADIQGRSQPNGRWVLTGPLRGENLRLLMVDQGVRLLDGTLQAHFDGMQVVLDHLRFPAVRRVTPKEWRTATWVAENPDAQNGDLDVTGQWDLFAQQGQVNVAFRRYPILQRSDRYAMITGDLQVRATLPRIDLTGKIVADAGWFDLDMLSNIPSLDSDVVILEPGQKAPMPAAPPLDVRADLSIDLGPRFYLTGYGVNSGLIGRLDLRLREGKLTALGALRTRGGSIDAYGQHLQLRRGTVTFQGDIANPVLDIQALRTDVAVQAGVQVAGTARRPRIDLVSIPVVSETEKLTWLLLGHGPDEGGGDMSLLFSVGSSFLSSGEPFYKRFGLDELSMRTGELGSTGSILPVQSVVSGLDTAASPIEQRFVVASKTLSENLKISAEQALAQTGTVARLSYRLMRGLQAEATVGTVSGLALVYRWFSMD; translated from the coding sequence TTGAACCCCGGGAAATGGATCCTTCGCCGTTGCTGGCGGGGCCTGCGGGTCTTCGGGTTGTGGGGACTGCCGCCGCTGGTGGCGGCGCTGGTACTGCTTCTGGGATTTGCCTGGTGGTGCGTCGACAGTCAGCCCGGCACCCGATGGCTGTTGCGCACGGCGGCCGCCCAGTTCGACGGCCAGGTCCAGGGCGTGCATGGATCCATCCGCGATGGCCTGTACGTCGAAGGCCTGACGCTGTCTTTGCCGGACGCCGACATCCGGGTCGTGGGCCTGCACCTGAAGACGCTGTGGTCGGAACTCCGGGATCGCCGTCTGCACATCAACGACCTGTCGGCTGTGCGCGTGGACGTGGCGGTGCGGACGCCACCGGCCGCCGCGCCGGCCTCGTCCGCCCCCTTTCGCATGCCGGCGCTGCCGTTGAGCCTGCGGGTGGACCGTTTGTCGCTGGGGGGGCTGGGCCTGACGGTCGATGGGGAGAAGCCGCCGGTCGATCTGCTGTCCTTGTCCACAGCGCTGACCCTGGATGCGCGGACGGCCACCGTGATGCTGGACGAACTGCGGGTGGCGCACGACGACACGCTGCTGTCCTTCAATGGCAACCTGGCTCTGCGCGGGCTGGCACAGCCCTGGCCCCTCGAGCTGAATCTGCATGGGTCGGCGCAGGACCGAAGCGCGCACTCCCCGGTGTGCTTCCGGCGGATTTCGCAAGGACCGGAAGCCGTCAGCCAACCCTGCCGCGTCGATCTGGACCTGCGGCTGGCGGGGACGCCGGATGCCTTTCATCTCCGCGCCAATGCCCAGGGTCAGGGCCTGACGCTCAAGGCGGATGCCGACATCCTTCCGACGCAGACGTTTCCGCTCGGGGCCACCCAGGTCGAGCTGACCCTGCCGGATCAGGCGGGCCTGACGCTGAAGGTCCGGCCCGGACAGCCGGATGCCGATGGTCTGCGGCCGCTACAGGCCGTGTTCGACGCCCGGCAACTGGTCCTCACCCCCTGGCTGCCCAGGGGACTCGGGCCGTCGAGGCTGGATGTGCAGGGCGAGCTGCGGGCGCGCCTGACGGGCGACCACCAGCTTCAGGACGCCGGGCTGACGGTCGCCGTGGACAAATCCAGCCGCTGGAACGGTCAGCCGCTGGCTGGTCATCTGAGGCTGGCCAGACTCTTCCGGGCGCAGGGGCCGCTGTTGGACGTGGCGGCGGGGGCGCCCCTGAATCCGCTGGAGATCCGGGCCGATGGCCTGGATGTCGCGCTCGATCTCGGCCGCGATCGTATCCGGCTGGACGGCAATGTGTCGGCCGATCGCAGCCGGCTGAAGCTCGATGCGGGTTTGCCGTCGCTGGCGGCTGTGTGGCCTGGGCTGCCTGGAAGCGCCGAACTCAAACTGGATGCCGATGGTTCGCCCGCCCGGCATCGGGCGTCCCTGCAGGGCCGCTATGTGCCGGACGCCTCGCGCGCTGGCGTCCCCGGCAGCGCGCCGGTGGATTTGCAACTGGCGCTTCAGGGGGACTGGTCATCGGACAAGGGCTGGCAGGGGCGGATCTCGGGGCTGCAGGTTCGTCATGCCGGTGCGCAGCTGCGCAGCGAGGGCGCGATCCCGGTGATGCTGGCCATGGTTGCTGACGGCCTATCGGCAAGCGGCACCAGCCGCCCGGAGTCGCTGCGTTGGCAGGTCGGCCAGGCGTTGCTGGACCTGTCACTGGACGGACAACCGCTGTTGCAGGTGCGGCATCAGGCATCCGGCGGGCAGGCCGGCAAGTGGGATACCCGAGGCCGGATCGATCCGCTGACGGTGACGCCCGAACGCATCATGCGGATCCAGTCCTGGCTAGGCAAGGCCGGACAGCGGACGGGCGGGGTGCGAACGGCGCTGTCGGAGCAGGCGCAACGCAGCCGGCTGGACCTGCGGCTGGACTGGGACCTGAAATTCGCCGGCGCGCTCGCGGGCGACATCCATCTGACGCGCCAGAATGGCGAGCTGATCGTGCCGGGTGACGTGCCCATCCACTTGAAACTGGATACCGCGCGCCTGGACGTGGCGATCAGGCCGACGGCGGCCACAGTCAGCCGGGCGGCGCTGGATCTGCAGGTCGTGACGCGGGACATGGGGAGCATGCGCCTGCGCGCCGATACGCCGATCCACGGCATGCCGGGCGGGGGACTGGGCGTGCGGCCGCAGGACGAAAAGCACGTCCACCTGGAAGCCCAGTCCGAGGACCTGTCCTGGGTCAACCTGCTGTTGGGCGGGGCCGCCGAGATCGGCGGAACGGTGCATGCCGATATTCAGGGGCGCAGCCAGCCCAATGGCCGCTGGGTGCTGACGGGGCCGCTGCGTGGCGAGAACCTGCGCCTGCTGATGGTGGACCAAGGGGTGCGGCTGCTCGACGGCACTCTGCAGGCGCATTTCGATGGCATGCAGGTGGTGCTCGACCATCTGCGGTTTCCGGCGGTGCGCCGTGTGACACCCAAAGAGTGGCGGACCGCGACCTGGGTGGCGGAAAATCCCGATGCTCAGAACGGCGACCTGGATGTCACTGGTCAATGGGACCTGTTCGCGCAGCAGGGGCAGGTCAATGTCGCCTTTCGCCGCTACCCGATTCTGCAGCGTTCCGACCGCTACGCCATGATCACGGGCGACCTGCAGGTGCGAGCGACGTTGCCGCGGATCGACCTGACGGGCAAGATCGTGGCTGACGCGGGCTGGTTCGATCTGGACATGCTCAGCAACATTCCCTCGCTCGACAGCGATGTGGTGATCCTCGAGCCGGGGCAAAAGGCGCCGATGCCGGCTGCGCCACCGCTGGACGTCCGCGCCGACCTGTCCATCGATCTGGGGCCGCGCTTCTATTTGACCGGATATGGCGTGAATTCCGGCCTGATCGGCCGCCTGGATCTGCGACTGCGCGAGGGCAAGCTGACCGCCCTGGGCGCGCTGCGCACCCGGGGCGGGTCGATCGACGCCTACGGTCAGCATCTGCAGCTGCGTCGCGGCACGGTGACGTTCCAGGGCGACATCGCCAATCCGGTGCTGGACATCCAGGCCTTGCGCACCGACGTGGCCGTGCAGGCGGGTGTGCAGGTGGCCGGCACCGCGCGGCGGCCGCGCATCGATCTGGTCTCGATTCCGGTCGTCAGCGAAACCGAAAAGCTTACCTGGCTGCTGCTGGGGCATGGCCCCGACGAGGGGGGTGGGGACATGTCGCTGCTCTTTTCCGTGGGCAGCTCCTTCCTGTCGAGCGGCGAGCCGTTCTACAAGCGCTTCGGTCTGGATGAGCTGAGCATGCGCACGGGCGAGCTGGGCAGCACGGGCAGCATCCTGCCGGTGCAAAGCGTGGTCAGCGGCCTGGATACCGCGGCGAGCCCCATCGAACAGCGCTTCGTGGTCGCCAGCAAGACCTTGAGCGAGAATCTGAAGATCAGTGCGGAACAGGCGCTGGCGCAGACGGGAACCGTCGCGCGCCTGAGCTATCGGCTGATGCGCGGCCTGCAGGCGGAGGCGACGGTCGGCACGGTCAGCGGCCTGGCGCTGGTGTATCGCTGGTTCTCGATGGATTGA